In Neodiprion virginianus isolate iyNeoVirg1 chromosome 6, iyNeoVirg1.1, whole genome shotgun sequence, the genomic window TGAAACTGATCAAAGTCAAATTgattgagaccaaaatcataaaaatgtgGTTactcgttctcgagatataGTCAAGAAAGAAGTACCTTGTTGGAAATAATATTTACTACAccgggaaaataaaaatatctgcGTATGAATAGAGTAGAACGTGAGTTGTACGCACCAACCGAGGACGCATTGTTTGTTAATAATATCAAAAGGAAGCGTGTGGTGTCACATCGATCACACGTGATCGTGACTTGCGGAATCGCGAATTCGGTTTCACGAtatctgaaatgaaaatgatttttcaaatttgtccTTGTCCATTCTttaacttttattttgttttatcgtGAATCGTATCCATCCttatcattaaaaatttttcacactcaAGTCAGTTGAATGTCGTAAACATATGACCGCGCTTTGTGGCCTTATGTATTTCtaaaatatatacgtgtacatgtTTGTTACAGACGCTATATACAAGACAAGGAAATCCTCGCTAAATACAACGCAAGTAAAAGCCGACCAGCAATTACGAAAACCGGCTAAAAGTTAATTATCTCTCGCAGCAGAGCGTTCGACACGATGAGAAACGTCGGTGGAAAATACCGTGGGACGATCCAAATTCAAGCCTACATAACATATTGCACGTTTATTCCAAATACaagaggagggggaggggggtacAAGGAACAACTACGCAAGAATGATCCGAACAAACAGTTTGCATGCGATTAATTAGCGATTCTAATCAAagcattatacgtatatctgaTAATAATTGGCGTCAGCTAGTAAGCTAATGCAAAGGTGGGGGGAGGCGGTCATCGAGGAAGGATATAAAAGCTTACCCACCTCCGACCGAGAGTCAGTTCGGTGGTGTTTCATCAACTGTTAAAACTCGATCAACTGCAACCCCacataggaaaaaaaaaaaagaggtaaGTGTGACCAATACCGAATCGATCGGTTTTACCTCTACATACTTGGATTAACGCTCGTCTCCATTATTTCCTACCAGTATCACACTCGAGACAAAGATGTCTGCAGCTGGACCCGATGTGGTAGCCGGGACGGTGGCTACAGCCGCCGCCAGCGGACTATCGGCGACCACTATCTTCTTCTCACTCCTCGTCCCGGCAATAGTTTTGTACTATATTTACTTCCGAATTTCTCGACGACACATGATCGAGCTTGCCGATAAACTTCCTGGCCCTGACGGAATACCATTCCTCGGAAATGCTCTCGAGTTTCTGGGAAGCTCAGACAGTACGTGATGATACTAAAGGCGAAGCTCTTGTACCGAGTCTCTTGACGAAAGTCAGAAAACGTGTATTCACttacatataaattatttttatcattttttaagcCATCTTCCGGAACGTCTACCAGAAGTCTTTCGAGTTTGACCAGGTCATCAAGCTATGGATCGGGCCCAAACTTCTCATCTTCTTGGTCGATCCCCGTGATGTGGAAGTCATCCTGTCGAGTCACGTTTACATCGACAAGTCCAGCGAGTACCGATTCTTCAAACCTTGGTTGGGAAACGGTCTTCTCATCTCCACTGGTGCGTTACAAAACATTATCCGATCGTGAAGCTGACACTCTGCTTTCTCTATCAGCTTGTGCTTTTGCCTTTTGCCTTTTGCTTACTTCCTGCACAAGGAAATTTCCGGCTTCTGCGAAGTCAAGACGCAGACATGCGATAGGCTACCTGTGCGTAACAGCAGCGGTGAGAGTTTCACGGGGGAATTTATAATGTCTCTgtaatttttgcattcatcCTTACAGGGCAGAAGTGGCGGGCTCACCGCAAGCTGATTGCACCCACTTTCCACTTGAACGTGTTGAAGAGCTTTATTGACCTATTCAACGCAAACTCCCGCGCCGTTGTCGAGAAGATGCGTCAGGAACAAGGCAAGGAATTCGACTGTCACGATTACATGTCCGAGTGTACCGTTGAGATTCTTCTGGAGACTGCTATGGGAGTTTCCAAGAGTACCCAAGATCGCAGCGGATTCGAATACGCTATTGCCGTGATGAAGTGAGTATCCCCAAAAAATCAACTGCTTCCAGCCACTCTGGACTCTGACTCTGTCTCAACTAATATGCCCGGTTTGTCAGGATGTGCGACATTCTTCACCTCCGTCATACCCGCGTATGGCTCAGGCCAGACTGGTTATTCAACCTTACTAAATACGGCAAGGACCAGGTCCAACTCCTCGACATCATCCACGGGCTCACCAAGAAGGTCATCAAGCGCAAGAAGGAGGACTACAAGGGTGGAAAGCGCAACGTGATCGACGCTGCCGGAAATCAGGCTGACGGAAAGGCCAAGGTACGATTCGGTGTGACTGTCCACGCGTAATGTTCtcattttacaataatataccGCTTGCAGAATACAACTGTCGTCGAGGGTCTGTCCTTCGGACAATCCGCCGGACTCAAGGATGACTTGGACGTCGATGACAACGACGTTGGTGAGAAGAAGAGGCTCGCCTTCCTCGACCTGCTCATCGAGTCTGGACAAAACGGAGTCGTCCTGACCGATACCGAGATCAAGGAACAAGTGGACACGATCATGTTCGAGGTCTGTCGTAAAATCCAATTCCCGCTGAGTCCGCGTCCTTTCACCGTACAGCTCAACGAATCTATTGATTTTAGGGACACGACACAACCGCTGCCGGATCAAGCTTCTTCCTATCGTTGATGGGCATACACCAAGATATCCAGGAGAAGGTAATCGAAGAGCTGGATGAAATCTTCGGAGACAGTGATAGGCCAGTCACATTCCAAGACACTTTGGAGATGAAGTACCTCGAACGATGCCTCATGGAAACTCTCCGAATGTACCCACCCGTGCCCATAATTGCCCGCGAAATCAAAACGGATCTTAAGCTAGGTACCTGGCTGCTACTATAATCGTAATTGCATCGATCCCTTCTAGTTCTTACGCACGCGTAAGCTATCCTAAAATCTTAATCTACCTTGACAGCGTCCGGGGATTACACCTTACCCGCTGGTGCCACCGTGGTAATCGGTACCTTCAAGATGCACCGTCAGGCCAACATCTACCCGAACCCGGATGTCTTTAACCCCGATAATTTCCTTCCCGAGAAGACAGCGAACCGTCACTATTACGCGTTCGTGCCCTTCTCAGCCGGGCCCCGTTCCTGTGTGGGCCGTAAATACGCCATGCTTAAACTGAAGATAATCCTCTCGACAATATTGAGGAACTTCAGAATCAAGTCCGACCTGAAAGAAGAGGACTTCCGGCTGCAAGCTGACATTATCCTGAAACGTGCCGAGGGATTCAAGATCCGGTTGGAACCCAGGAAGCCTGGCGTCAAGGCCTAAACTAAACAACCGTATACTTACAATCATCTGGTCAAAGGCTCGAGTGAGCTATACGCATAGGATAACATATTCCGTGTATATGTTTTATATTGATCtgtttaattgtaaaattataacGTTGTACCTTATGTACACCATATTTTGTTGATATTTAACGAGGAATAAATCACACAGCAGTGTTTCctggaaaataattaaacgtaCGAGCCTATCTTCGCTCGGCGGCGGTCGGTTGTTTCGGTTGCAAGGTGTCAAGTCGTTGTCAATCTGCAGCCGAAAATcgcacaagaaaaaaaataaattatgtcACAAGCGTATCGACCGTATTGGGATTTCTGCAAAGCCTTCAAAAATCAAGTTCCACAAGCAGCAGAAAATTATGGCGAAACTTCCGAAACCCCCGAAAACCAAGTGGATactcctccacctcctccccctcctcctccaaGAGTGAAGACTATAGCTAAGGCGCTCAGGAAAGAACTTCCAAAAGTCAAAGCGACCTGGAAATCTTTTCTACCTGATCTGTCGACCGAAGACGTCAGGAGGTGAGCCCTATATCgctatatatacgtacatgaGCGCTGCAGATCATCGAATATTACAGCAACGCGCTATTTTGTTCATCACTCGCAATCGCGGGTGAAAGGTAAATGCTAATTGCCGGTACAATAAGATCATCTCGAGAATAAGGAAATTTATGACCGTGGTCCTTTCAGAACTATAAAGCTTGTGTATTACTAGAAGgatgtaataaattaaattaaattaaaatagattaagCCTCACAAGTCTCATGATCCCGCCACATCGAGCTCACATGATCACTTATTTGTTGATCAATAACGGTGTCGCAGGTACCACTTTGCGCATCACGAGATAGTTTGTCTGGAACTCGAAGAGGCTGGCTACGAGAACGCTGCTCAATATCTGAGGATGCTATTTGACCTGGACGAGGAGATGAGAGTCAAAGCTGGACCCGGGACGATAATTTGGACTAATCCACGGGTCAAAGATGACGGTGCTTCAATTGATCGTCTGAAGATCGGCTTGGCTGAAGCGAACAAAGCGATGCTGAATGGTTGATTCGTCACATAGTTTCATTCAATTGATTCTTGGACGATAATAAAATCCTTGTATGTTgtctaaataaaaatatttacgtgtTCCACAGAGCAGCCGATCGCGCAAGCAGCTGCTCTTCTAGACACAGCGTTACACTTTCAAGGAACCAGTTGGGAATGGTGGTGGGTTGCAGAAAAACTCTTCAGAAGCGCCATGGCCGCTAGTGAAGCTGTTGAAAATGATGACCACCAAACCTTAACGACGATAAAATATCTCTACGGACGTTTCCTCTTCAAAGAAAGTATAACCCGACTGAATATTCATCACTAGATGCCGGCATCCGCAGATACCGTTTACCGTTATCgtatatgaaatattttgtctTGATACGCAACAGTGAAGGAGACTAAAGTGTCCTTAAAATTTTTGGACGAAGCCAGGCAGGCGTCGGAGGATAAATCGTGGAACGCATCGAAGATACTTGGTATTAAGCAGGACAGCGTCTTCAGGGAGTGCTGCACCCTTCTCTATCGCGCCATGCTGGAAATGGCTATAAGGGCGCAAAGAAACCACGAGACCGATATCGCGATTGCAGCTTGCCAGAAGGCCCTGAAGCATGCTACAGACTGTAAGACAATGCAGCTTGTCCAATTCATTATgggcataaaaataaattacgttTTCAGCGGACCACGAGGAGTACATAACCGATGTGTTGTGCGTACTGGGAAGAAGCTACCTGGCTTCAGATCAGCCGCAACTGGCCCTGCAGAATTTCATCAAGTACCTGAACCTCTCCAGGCAGATATTCGACCACAACGGAATATGCGACGCCCACATGGAGCTGGCCTTCACCTACAAAGTAACTGCAGAATCTACTACATCTCTGTCGGAAAGGATTCTAGACATGTCACTGATCTATGTTTCTTTCTGAGTCCAGGAACTGGGCGATCCGATGAACACCATGGAACACCTGGAACGTCTCCGAGAGACAGCCTCCAAGTTCGAACTGCCCTACAAACTCGCGCAAGCCCATTACTACATCGGAGAGCATCTTCTGACTCACGTAAGATCCAAATACCAAATTAATCGTATTATGGTATGTATGAAAATTATCCTTCTTCCAAAATAGGGTGTACTTCCCACGGCCACCTCGCATCTGGAATTTGCTTTCACCCTCTATAACGGATTGGGCCAGACGCTGGAAGCTAATCATGCTCGCTGTATAGCGGCAGTATCGAAAGGTGATTTTTAATGCCATCAGGATGAACATTGCTGATTGGATGTCACTTTTCGTCAACGCCATTGCCTTAGTCGACTGGTTCGGTTCTGGTTCTTCGTAAATTACCAGTTTCGTTATTACAGGGCAAGAATTCATCGACCAATATATAGAATTGATACTCCAGTCCGGAGAGTACGATCAAGCGGCTACCGTAAGGCTATGTGACTGGAAAAATAATAGAGTACCATTttggaggggaaaaa contains:
- the LOC124307546 gene encoding cytochrome P450 4g15 is translated as MSAAGPDVVAGTVATAAASGLSATTIFFSLLVPAIVLYYIYFRISRRHMIELADKLPGPDGIPFLGNALEFLGSSDTIFRNVYQKSFEFDQVIKLWIGPKLLIFLVDPRDVEVILSSHVYIDKSSEYRFFKPWLGNGLLISTGQKWRAHRKLIAPTFHLNVLKSFIDLFNANSRAVVEKMRQEQGKEFDCHDYMSECTVEILLETAMGVSKSTQDRSGFEYAIAVMKMCDILHLRHTRVWLRPDWLFNLTKYGKDQVQLLDIIHGLTKKVIKRKKEDYKGGKRNVIDAAGNQADGKAKNTTVVEGLSFGQSAGLKDDLDVDDNDVGEKKRLAFLDLLIESGQNGVVLTDTEIKEQVDTIMFEGHDTTAAGSSFFLSLMGIHQDIQEKVIEELDEIFGDSDRPVTFQDTLEMKYLERCLMETLRMYPPVPIIAREIKTDLKLASGDYTLPAGATVVIGTFKMHRQANIYPNPDVFNPDNFLPEKTANRHYYAFVPFSAGPRSCVGRKYAMLKLKIILSTILRNFRIKSDLKEEDFRLQADIILKRAEGFKIRLEPRKPGVKA
- the LOC124307547 gene encoding uncharacterized protein LOC124307547 isoform X2, which translates into the protein MSQAYRPYWDFCKAFKNQVPQAAENYGETSETPENQVDTPPPPPPPPPRVKTIAKALRKELPKVKATWKSFLPDLSTEDVRRYHFAHHEIVCLELEEAGYENAAQYLRMLFDLDEEMRVKAGPGTIIWTNPRVKDDGASIDRLKIGLAEANKAMLNEQPIAQAAALLDTALHFQGTSWEWWWVAEKLFRSAMAASEAVENDDHQTLTTIKYLYGRFLFKEMKETKVSLKFLDEARQASEDKSWNASKILGIKQDSVFRECCTLLYRAMLEMAIRAQRNHETDIAIAACQKALKHATDSDHEEYITDVLCVLGRSYLASDQPQLALQNFIKYLNLSRQIFDHNGICDAHMELAFTYKELGDPMNTMEHLERLRETASKFELPYKLAQAHYYIGEHLLTHGVLPTATSHLEFAFTLYNGLGQTLEANHARCIAAVSKGQEFIDQYIELILQSGEYDQAATVRLCDWKNNRVPFWRGKKYTCETYGESDDGKETYKTRRISGISPASAKIRESDLLVCV
- the LOC124307547 gene encoding uncharacterized protein LOC124307547 isoform X1, yielding MSQAYRPYWDFCKAFKNQVPQAAENYGETSETPENQVDTPPPPPPPPPRVKTIAKALRKELPKVKATWKSFLPDLSTEDVRRYHFAHHEIVCLELEEAGYENAAQYLRMLFDLDEEMRVKAGPGTIIWTNPRVKDDGASIDRLKIGLAEANKAMLNEQPIAQAAALLDTALHFQGTSWEWWWVAEKLFRSAMAASEAVENDDHQTLTTIKYLYGRFLFKEMKETKVSLKFLDEARQASEDKSWNASKILGIKQDSVFRECCTLLYRAMLEMAIRAQRNHETDIAIAACQKALKHATDSDHEEYITDVLCVLGRSYLASDQPQLALQNFIKYLNLSRQIFDHNGICDAHMELAFTYKELGDPMNTMEHLERLRETASKFELPYKLAQAHYYIGEHLLTHGVLPTATSHLEFAFTLYNGLGQTLEANHARCIAAVSKGQEFIDQYIELILQSGEYDQAATVRLCDWKNNRVPFWRGKKYTCETYGESDDGEYQEFHQPLQRSENQIYWSASDYENSSHSEVVKVESLQSAVSVLSVDSVPHEASDEND